The Bacteroidota bacterium genomic interval CGCTTCAGCAAATTGAAAGTCATTTATTGATGCGGCACTACGATGGATTAATGAAATCGGGAAGAATAAAAGGAAGGACTTCGATGAGCATGGCTACAGCATAATGCTAATATACTAATGAAAACAAATGATACCAATAATACAAATGATACGAATGACAACTATTCGTATGATTCGTTTCATTAGTATCAATTCGTATATTAGCATTTAAGTGAGATGGGAAAAATATATTTGAAAACGGATGAGGAGATCGAATTGATTCGTGAAAGTTGTTTACTGGTTTCGAAAACGATTGCAGAAGTTGGAAAAAATATTAGGGAAGGAGTTAGCACGATAGCACTTGATAAAATAGCCGAAGAGTTCATACGGGATAACGGAGCAACGCCCGCGTTTAAGGGCTACAGGAAGGAAAGATTGGTCTTTGATTATACGTTGTGTGTTTCGGTAAATGAACAGGTGGTTCACGGAGTGCCCAATAATTACGTTCTTAAAAATAGCGACATAGTATCGGTAGATTGCGGAGTTTTGAAAAATGGATTCTACGGAGATTCGGCTTATACTTTTTCCGTTGGAGAAATTTCTGAGGAAGTAAAGCAGTTACTAAAAGTGACAAAAGAATCTCTCTACAAAGGAATCGAAAACGCGGTGGCTGGAAAAAGAGTCGGAGACATCAGCAGCGCGGTGGAAGAACACGTAAGCAAATACGGATACGGAATCGTTCGGGAATTGGTCGGGCACGGAATCGGGAGAAGTTTGCACGAAGCGCCTGAAGTTCCCAACTACGGAAAGCGCGGAAGCGGAATTAAAATGGAAGAAGGACTTGTAATTGCAATCGAACCGATGATAAATTTAGGAAGACGCGATGTGAAAACAGAAAGAGACGGATGGACGGTTTCGACAATAGATAAAAAACCATCCGCACATTTTGAGCACACAGTAGCAGTAAAAAAAAATAAAGCGGAAGTGTTGACAACGTTTGAGTTTATAGAAAAAGAAATAAAAACTAAAATAGAAACAGTAACAAATGAATAAAGGAAGAATGAAATAATGGAAGATTGGAAGAAGGGCTGTTCCCAATCTTCCAACCATCCAACATTCCAACCTTCCATTGAATCTTATGGCGAAACAGTCGTTGATTGAACAAGACGGAACCATTACAGAAGCATTATCGAATGCGATGTTCCGTGTTCAATTGGAAAACGGCCACATCATTACGGCACATATTTCGGGAAAGATGCGTATGCACTACATCAAACTTCTTCCCGGTGATAAAGTGAAACTGGAAATGTCGCCCTACGATTTAACAAAAGGAAGAATAACATTTAGATACAAGTAGGCAGTTGGCAATTGGCAGTAGGCAAAAAATACAAAGACAAACAGTAAACAAATAGACAAAACACACAAAGAAAAACAAACACAGATTAGTACATTAGTACTGATTAGTAAATTAGTAGATAATATGAGAATCAGAACATCCATTAAAAAAAGAAGCATTGACGACAAAATCGTTCGCAGAAAAGGCAAACTCTATGTCATCAACAAAAAAAATCCAAAGCATAAACAAAGACAGGGATAAGATACCCCGTCCCTAAAGGGAGAAAAAACAAAAAGAAAAATGAGAAACAATAAATAATAAAAATAAAAGTCCCTTCACCCTTTAGGGTTGGGGCAAAACAAACAATGGCACGTATATCAGGAATTGACCTTCCAAAAAACAAACGCGGAGAAATCGGCCTTACCTATATATATGGTATCGGCAGAAGCACCGCACGCAGAATTCTGAAAGAAGCAGGCGTGAACTTCGATAAAAAAGTTCAGGACTGGAACGACTCAGACCTTACAAAGATCCGCGGAATCATTACCGACAAAATTAAAGTGGAAGGCACACTTCGTTCAGAAACGCAATTAAACATCAAGCGTTTGATTGACATCGGAACCTATCGCGGTTCGCGGCACAAAACCGGTGCTCCTGTTCGCGGACAGCGCACGCGTTCAAATGCGCGCACAAGAAAAGGAAGAAGAAAAACAATTGCAAATAAAAAAATAGCACCGTCTAAAGGCTAAAACAAAAACAAACCCTGATTAGTACATTAGTACCGATTAGTAATTTAGTAGATAAACATGGCTGAAGAAAAAAAACCACAACAGGAAAAAACACAAGGCGCAGCACCGGCAGAAGCAGGGAAACCTGTTAAGGCGAAAAAAAGAACCGTAAAGGTTGATGCCATTGGTGAAGCGCACATCAATGCAACGTTCAACAACATCATTGTTACGCTCACCAACCTGAAAGGACAGACGGTTGCCTGGTCATCCGCAGGTAAAATGGGATTCCGCGGTTCAAAGAAAAACACTCCGTATGCTGCAACAGTTGCATCGTCTGATGCAGCGCGTGTTGCGTATGAAGCGGGCTTAAGAAAAGTAAAAGTATATATCAACGGTCCCGGTGGCGGAAGAGAAGCCGCTATGCGCGCGCTGTACACAAACAAAATTGAGATTACAGAAATTGTGGACTTAACTCCCGTTCCGCATAACGGTTGCCGCCCACCAAAGAAACGAAGAGTATAATATTGATTACTGATAACTGATTATTGATTATTAAATGACAACCCAAGAATTAAAAAACAGAACCAAGACTTTCTCGCATCGTTGCGTTAAGTTGGCTTTATCTATGAGTAATTCATTTTTAGAAAATCATATCAGAGGACAACTAATAAGAGCTTCTACCTCCGTTGCTGCAAATTATCGCGCAGCATGTTTGGCTCATTCAAAGAAAAGTTTCTCATCAAAATTAAGCATTGTGATTGAAGAAACAGACGAGTCTTGTTTTTGGATGGAATTTCTTATAGAGGAAAATCTCATGAAAGAAAACATGGCTGCTCCTTTAATCAAAGAATCGAATGAACTTTTAGCAATATTTATTTCATCAAGAAAAACAATTCAAGTTAGTAGTAACAAACAAATACGAACTAATCAATCATCAATAATAAATAATCAATTGTAAATGGCACGATACACAGGACCCAAACAACGCATCAACAGAAAATTCGCTGAACCTATTCTTGGCGGAAACGGAAAAACGCTGGAGAAAAAAGCATATCCTCCGGGAATGCACGGCATGACAAAGAAACGCG includes:
- the map gene encoding type I methionyl aminopeptidase, which gives rise to MGKIYLKTDEEIELIRESCLLVSKTIAEVGKNIREGVSTIALDKIAEEFIRDNGATPAFKGYRKERLVFDYTLCVSVNEQVVHGVPNNYVLKNSDIVSVDCGVLKNGFYGDSAYTFSVGEISEEVKQLLKVTKESLYKGIENAVAGKRVGDISSAVEEHVSKYGYGIVRELVGHGIGRSLHEAPEVPNYGKRGSGIKMEEGLVIAIEPMINLGRRDVKTERDGWTVSTIDKKPSAHFEHTVAVKKNKAEVLTTFEFIEKEIKTKIETVTNE
- the infA gene encoding translation initiation factor IF-1 produces the protein MAKQSLIEQDGTITEALSNAMFRVQLENGHIITAHISGKMRMHYIKLLPGDKVKLEMSPYDLTKGRITFRYK
- the rpmJ gene encoding 50S ribosomal protein L36, whose translation is MRIRTSIKKRSIDDKIVRRKGKLYVINKKNPKHKQRQG
- the rpsM gene encoding 30S ribosomal protein S13, producing MARISGIDLPKNKRGEIGLTYIYGIGRSTARRILKEAGVNFDKKVQDWNDSDLTKIRGIITDKIKVEGTLRSETQLNIKRLIDIGTYRGSRHKTGAPVRGQRTRSNARTRKGRRKTIANKKIAPSKG
- the rpsK gene encoding 30S ribosomal protein S11; amino-acid sequence: MAEEKKPQQEKTQGAAPAEAGKPVKAKKRTVKVDAIGEAHINATFNNIIVTLTNLKGQTVAWSSAGKMGFRGSKKNTPYAATVASSDAARVAYEAGLRKVKVYINGPGGGREAAMRALYTNKIEITEIVDLTPVPHNGCRPPKKRRV
- a CDS encoding four helix bundle protein produces the protein MTTQELKNRTKTFSHRCVKLALSMSNSFLENHIRGQLIRASTSVAANYRAACLAHSKKSFSSKLSIVIEETDESCFWMEFLIEENLMKENMAAPLIKESNELLAIFISSRKTIQVSSNKQIRTNQSSIINNQL